A portion of the Brevundimonas pondensis genome contains these proteins:
- a CDS encoding 1,9-bis(guanidino)-5-aza-nonane synthase codes for MNAPVQSNQKAALLQNTVEHVDMTSFDARPIIDSMRKMSFSSRDTARAADIFNMALEDKDCSPWLILAGSTSAGGCMHVYRDMVKFGMVDAIVATGASIVDMDFFEALGFKHYQAAGEVDDNVLRDNYIDRIYDTYIDEEELQACDHTILEIANRLEPRGYSSREFIWEMGKWLSEGNAKKPGSLIQTAYEEGVPIFCPAFVDSSAGFGLVKHQKERAAAGKPYLMLDAIADFRELTDIKIAAGVTGLFMVGGGVPKNFAQDTVVCAEILGVEAEMHRYAVQITVADVRDGACSSSTLKEAASWGKVQTTHEQMVFAEATTVVPLIGSDAWHRGAWKTREKRRWNKLFGK; via the coding sequence ATGAACGCTCCCGTTCAGTCGAACCAGAAGGCTGCGCTGCTGCAGAACACGGTCGAACACGTCGACATGACCAGCTTCGACGCCCGCCCGATCATCGACAGCATGCGCAAGATGTCCTTCAGCTCGCGCGACACCGCCCGCGCCGCCGACATCTTCAACATGGCCCTCGAGGACAAGGACTGCTCGCCCTGGCTGATCCTGGCCGGATCGACCTCGGCCGGCGGCTGCATGCACGTCTATCGCGACATGGTGAAGTTCGGCATGGTCGACGCCATCGTCGCCACCGGCGCCTCGATCGTGGACATGGATTTCTTCGAGGCCCTAGGCTTCAAGCACTATCAGGCCGCCGGCGAGGTGGACGACAACGTCCTGCGCGACAACTACATCGACCGGATCTACGACACCTATATCGACGAGGAAGAGCTTCAGGCCTGCGACCACACCATCCTGGAGATCGCCAACCGCCTGGAGCCGCGCGGCTATTCCAGCCGTGAATTCATCTGGGAGATGGGCAAGTGGCTGTCCGAGGGCAACGCCAAGAAGCCGGGTTCGCTGATCCAGACCGCCTATGAAGAAGGCGTGCCGATCTTCTGCCCGGCCTTCGTCGATAGTTCGGCCGGCTTCGGCCTGGTCAAGCACCAGAAGGAACGCGCGGCCGCAGGCAAACCCTATCTGATGCTGGACGCCATCGCCGACTTCCGCGAACTGACCGACATCAAGATCGCCGCTGGCGTGACCGGCCTGTTCATGGTCGGCGGCGGGGTGCCCAAGAACTTCGCCCAGGACACCGTCGTCTGCGCCGAAATCCTGGGCGTGGAAGCCGAGATGCACCGCTATGCGGTCCAGATCACGGTGGCCGACGTGCGCGACGGCGCCTGCTCATCCTCGACGCTGAAAGAAGCCGCCTCCTGGGGCAAGGTCCAGACCACCCACGAACAGATGGTCTTCGCCGAGGCCACGACCGTCGTGCCGCTGATCGGCTCGGACGCCTGGCACCGCGGCGCCTGGAAGACCCGCGAGAAGCGCCGCTGGAACAAGCTGTTCGGGAAGTAG
- a CDS encoding ribonuclease, whose product MADPKTDTEEAREAAVMGEKPDLGHTEDALKKALEGSDMGSDTRAGSLRGGSASGSDIDPDQDVINEALAAEGRRAKAEGSRPAGGPADAHKSTGQPGDDVDAPTG is encoded by the coding sequence ATGGCCGACCCCAAGACCGACACCGAGGAAGCCCGCGAAGCCGCCGTCATGGGTGAAAAGCCCGACCTGGGCCACACTGAAGACGCCTTGAAGAAGGCGCTGGAAGGCAGCGACATGGGCTCGGACACCCGCGCCGGCTCCCTGCGCGGCGGCTCGGCCAGCGGTTCTGACATTGATCCGGACCAGGACGTCATCAACGAAGCCCTTGCCGCCGAAGGACGGCGCGCCAAGGCGGAGGGGTCCAGGCCGGCGGGCGGTCCGGCCGATGCGCACAAGTCAACCGGACAACCCGGCGACGATGTGGATGCGCCAACCGGTTGA
- a CDS encoding phosphatase PAP2 family protein has translation MNRRGALIIAAVAAGLSACAGTPAALRPQAVQGAAPEAKGYLTGPLIQALADATPPPPVAGSPVDLADKARSAQFKTLEDSDRWLLATAHAELRPPLALQHFDCALGVRLGSATTPDLNRLMQRLFDDSDAAAELVKARGFRPRPVGDDPERRPCQRVSEAGRRSASYPSGSSTVATVYGEAFAALEPQRATEVRRIAHEMGLSRLVCGMHYPSDVAAGEVLGKAVFDAAAATPGFDADLAAARVELAAARATGLTSPGCASERLALATPLP, from the coding sequence ATGAACCGCCGGGGGGCCTTGATCATCGCCGCTGTCGCCGCCGGGCTCTCGGCCTGCGCAGGCACCCCCGCCGCCCTGCGTCCGCAGGCGGTTCAGGGCGCCGCGCCCGAAGCCAAGGGCTATCTGACCGGGCCGTTGATCCAGGCCCTGGCCGACGCTACGCCCCCGCCGCCCGTCGCCGGTTCGCCCGTCGATCTGGCCGACAAGGCGCGCTCCGCTCAGTTCAAGACGCTGGAGGACAGCGACCGCTGGCTGCTGGCCACCGCCCATGCCGAACTGCGTCCGCCGCTGGCCCTGCAGCATTTCGACTGCGCCTTGGGCGTGCGTCTGGGCTCGGCGACGACGCCCGACCTGAACCGGCTGATGCAGCGGCTGTTCGACGATTCCGACGCCGCCGCCGAACTGGTCAAGGCGCGCGGCTTCCGCCCCCGACCCGTCGGCGACGATCCCGAGCGCCGTCCCTGCCAGCGCGTCAGCGAGGCGGGCCGCAGGAGCGCCTCCTATCCGTCGGGCAGTTCGACGGTGGCGACCGTCTATGGTGAAGCCTTCGCCGCGCTGGAGCCGCAGCGCGCGACCGAGGTGCGCCGTATCGCCCATGAAATGGGGCTCAGCCGACTGGTCTGCGGCATGCACTATCCCAGCGACGTCGCCGCCGGCGAGGTGCTGGGCAAGGCCGTGTTCGACGCCGCCGCCGCCACGCCCGGTTTCGACGCCGATCTGGCCGCCGCCCGCGTGGAACTGGCCGCCGCGCGCGCCACCGGGCTGACCAGCCCGGGCTGCGCCTCCGAACGCCTGGCCCTGGCCACGCCCCTGCCCTGA
- the aguB gene encoding N-carbamoylputrescine amidase codes for MTRTITVAALQTSYGEDMQANIDKTIGLIRQAAAKGAQVILPSELFQGPYFCVTQEEHWFATAYPWREHPAVVQLQPVAKELGVVIPVSIFEKEGPHYFNSMVMLDADGEALGVYRKSHIPDGPGYQEKYYFRPGDTGFKVWSTRFGRIGVGICWDQWYPESARAMALQGADILMYPTAIGSEPHDATLDTAVPWQRAMQGHAVSNAMPVIASNRIGHEALTEAGQSFYGHSFIADHRGDLVESLTGEEGVLVHTFDLDFLDRYRAAWGFFRDRRPELYGALATGRPA; via the coding sequence ATGACCCGCACCATCACCGTCGCCGCGCTGCAGACCTCGTACGGCGAGGACATGCAGGCCAATATCGACAAGACCATCGGCTTGATCCGTCAGGCGGCGGCCAAGGGCGCGCAGGTCATCCTGCCGTCCGAGCTGTTCCAGGGGCCCTACTTCTGCGTGACGCAGGAGGAGCACTGGTTCGCGACCGCCTATCCGTGGCGCGAGCATCCGGCCGTGGTCCAGCTGCAGCCGGTGGCGAAAGAACTGGGCGTCGTCATCCCCGTCTCGATCTTCGAGAAGGAGGGGCCGCACTACTTCAACTCGATGGTCATGCTCGACGCCGACGGCGAGGCTCTGGGCGTCTATCGCAAGAGCCACATCCCTGACGGCCCCGGCTATCAGGAGAAGTACTACTTCCGCCCCGGCGACACCGGCTTCAAGGTGTGGAGCACCCGCTTTGGCCGCATCGGCGTCGGCATCTGCTGGGACCAGTGGTACCCCGAGAGCGCCCGCGCCATGGCGCTGCAGGGCGCAGACATCCTGATGTATCCGACCGCCATCGGCTCGGAACCGCATGACGCCACACTGGACACCGCCGTGCCGTGGCAGCGCGCCATGCAGGGCCACGCCGTATCCAACGCCATGCCGGTCATCGCCTCGAACCGCATCGGCCATGAGGCCCTGACCGAAGCGGGTCAGAGCTTCTACGGCCACTCCTTCATCGCCGACCATCGCGGCGATCTGGTCGAGAGCCTGACGGGCGAGGAGGGCGTGCTGGTGCATACCTTCGACCTGGACTTCCTCGACCGTTACCGCGCCGCCTGGGGCTTCTTCCGCGACCGGCGTCCGGAACTGTACGGCGCCCTGGCGACGGGCCGCCCGGCCTAG
- a CDS encoding TonB-dependent receptor, whose protein sequence is MFNRNLAYGASAAAILLAASSAAFAQETTGSIRGRVLDENGAALSTAAVTIVHEPTGTSVSTVTDANGFYSARGLRVGGPYSVSATGSNGGGQVRLSAINVGDPANADVIVYSASDATVVADVVVSGRRFSNDFGNGSASNYGANTIQSLPSISRDLKDTARLDPFATIDPSNEDALSFAGTATRLNQLTVDGIRQNDEFGLNGNGYPTQRSPISLDAVEAVNVSAAPFSVINNGFIGGSINAVTKSGTNNFSGSVFFEKSDDSMLGDRYWGYGSDGYRRRRAYNRVFDEQTWGATLGGPIIQDKLFFFLSYEKYESEFSLNEGPADAGFSNPIPRITSQAVDTFRAAAKARYGYDTGSYIDVAPPVQDEKYLAKIDWNINDNHRLAVTYQETVGSSFNGSTSSAFINGGSTSVPRLALASSQYLKDERLTTWNAQLNSQWTDAFSTELRVGYKETETTQLPVGGMTVGQVTVGVADLAGVTAGTGTPQIQFGADNFRHDNYLYSENTNAELIARYNWGAHDILGGLRTEKREFNNVFVSQSLGQWTFNTYADFLAGNASGLVIRGAVDPTKGTVPAQFGTARNGAVEFGYDLNSLYLEDTWQVLDNLRLSFGLRYDWFNMDDRPVRNANFATRNGFDNTANLDGRDLFMPRFGFNWTPGDWTVSGGIGRFSAIGTNVQIGNPFGNDGARITNAVCSGTITGVTDLSKVPTTGNCTFTPGNGSVVALDPDFETPSAWKYNLSVGRDFTLPVVDDFRLQVDYIYNDFENALYYKDLLATKAGTAPDGRPVYTHPTGPVVFDLLLTNLKKGGYSQSVAFSAQKNWTEGFFEGLDARASYTYTRAEDGNPMTSSQPDSSYVRFASADHNNPVLATSDYEIRNRFSVNVHWARALFGDNETSVNLFAQTRSGMPFSYVYHSSRTGNYDNDFGNAVPQSYSGALGTSNQLFYVPKVDSATGLVTATSDPRITYSGNLAGAQGMADFNSFLKNTGLIKYAGGIAPRNAFRSESVTTVDVRLSQEFPAPFVPTGKFKLYMDIENLGNLINEKWGVTEQYPFYRGVGTVVLGCQVAGLPGSCGAANAVYNYSQLQNAGTNQILSGEARRPQVQLPASTWQIKIGARFEF, encoded by the coding sequence ATGTTCAACCGAAATCTCGCCTACGGCGCGTCCGCCGCAGCGATCCTGCTGGCCGCGTCCAGCGCCGCCTTCGCTCAGGAAACGACGGGCTCGATCCGTGGACGCGTGCTGGATGAGAACGGCGCGGCCCTGTCCACCGCTGCGGTCACCATCGTGCACGAGCCGACGGGCACCTCGGTCTCGACCGTGACGGACGCCAACGGCTTCTACTCGGCGCGCGGTCTGCGCGTCGGCGGTCCGTACTCGGTGTCGGCGACGGGTTCGAACGGCGGCGGTCAGGTTCGCCTGAGCGCCATCAACGTGGGCGACCCGGCCAATGCGGATGTCATCGTCTACTCGGCCAGCGACGCCACGGTCGTGGCCGACGTGGTCGTGAGCGGCCGTCGCTTCTCCAATGATTTCGGCAATGGCTCGGCCTCGAACTACGGCGCCAACACCATCCAGTCGCTGCCCTCGATCAGCCGCGACCTGAAGGACACGGCTCGCCTTGACCCGTTCGCCACCATCGACCCGTCGAACGAAGACGCGCTGTCCTTCGCCGGCACCGCGACGCGTCTGAACCAGCTGACCGTCGACGGCATTCGCCAGAACGATGAGTTCGGCCTGAACGGCAACGGCTATCCGACGCAGCGTTCGCCGATCTCGCTGGACGCCGTCGAGGCCGTCAACGTCTCGGCCGCGCCCTTCAGCGTCATCAACAACGGCTTCATCGGCGGTTCGATCAACGCCGTCACCAAGTCGGGCACCAACAACTTCAGCGGCTCGGTCTTCTTCGAGAAGAGCGACGACAGCATGCTGGGCGATCGCTACTGGGGCTATGGCAGCGACGGTTATCGTCGCCGTCGCGCCTACAACCGCGTCTTCGACGAGCAGACCTGGGGCGCGACCCTGGGCGGCCCGATCATTCAGGACAAGCTGTTCTTCTTCCTGTCCTACGAGAAGTATGAATCGGAATTCTCGCTGAACGAAGGTCCGGCCGACGCCGGCTTCAGCAACCCGATCCCGCGCATCACGAGCCAGGCTGTCGACACCTTCCGCGCCGCCGCCAAGGCCCGGTACGGCTATGACACGGGTTCCTACATCGACGTCGCGCCGCCGGTCCAGGACGAGAAGTACCTCGCCAAGATCGACTGGAACATCAACGACAACCATCGCCTGGCCGTCACCTACCAGGAAACCGTCGGCAGCTCGTTCAACGGTTCGACCTCGTCGGCCTTCATCAACGGCGGATCGACCTCGGTCCCGCGTCTGGCGCTGGCGTCCAGCCAGTATCTGAAGGACGAGCGCCTGACGACCTGGAACGCCCAGCTGAACTCGCAGTGGACGGACGCCTTCTCGACCGAACTGCGCGTCGGCTACAAGGAAACCGAAACCACCCAGCTGCCGGTCGGCGGCATGACGGTTGGCCAGGTCACGGTCGGCGTGGCTGACCTCGCGGGCGTCACGGCCGGCACGGGCACCCCGCAGATCCAGTTCGGCGCGGATAACTTCCGCCACGACAACTACCTGTACAGCGAGAACACCAACGCGGAACTGATCGCCCGCTACAACTGGGGTGCGCACGACATCCTGGGCGGCCTGCGCACCGAGAAGCGCGAGTTCAACAACGTCTTCGTGTCGCAGTCGCTGGGTCAGTGGACCTTCAACACCTATGCTGACTTCCTGGCCGGCAATGCGTCGGGCCTGGTGATCCGTGGCGCGGTCGATCCGACCAAGGGTACCGTCCCCGCCCAGTTCGGCACCGCCCGCAACGGCGCCGTGGAGTTCGGCTATGACCTGAACTCGCTCTACCTGGAAGACACCTGGCAGGTGCTGGACAATCTGCGCCTGTCGTTCGGTCTGCGTTACGACTGGTTCAACATGGACGATCGTCCGGTTCGCAACGCCAACTTCGCGACGCGGAACGGTTTCGACAACACGGCCAACTTGGACGGTCGTGACCTGTTCATGCCGCGCTTCGGTTTCAACTGGACGCCGGGTGACTGGACGGTTTCGGGCGGTATCGGCCGCTTCTCGGCCATCGGCACCAACGTCCAGATCGGCAACCCCTTCGGCAACGACGGCGCCCGCATCACCAACGCGGTCTGCTCGGGCACGATCACCGGCGTGACGGACCTGTCCAAGGTCCCCACCACCGGCAACTGCACCTTCACGCCGGGCAACGGCAGCGTCGTGGCGCTGGATCCGGACTTCGAAACGCCGAGCGCCTGGAAGTACAACCTGTCGGTTGGTCGCGACTTCACCCTGCCGGTGGTCGATGACTTCCGTCTGCAAGTCGACTATATCTACAACGACTTCGAGAACGCCCTGTATTACAAGGACCTTCTCGCGACGAAGGCTGGCACGGCGCCGGACGGCCGTCCGGTTTACACCCACCCGACGGGACCGGTCGTCTTCGACCTTCTGCTGACCAACCTGAAGAAGGGCGGCTATTCGCAGTCGGTCGCCTTCTCGGCGCAGAAGAACTGGACTGAAGGCTTCTTCGAAGGCCTCGACGCCCGTGCGTCCTACACCTATACGCGGGCCGAAGACGGCAACCCGATGACCAGCTCGCAGCCGGATTCGTCGTATGTTCGTTTCGCCTCGGCTGACCACAACAACCCGGTTCTGGCGACGTCGGATTACGAGATCCGCAACCGCTTCTCGGTGAACGTGCACTGGGCCCGCGCCCTGTTCGGCGACAACGAGACCTCGGTGAACCTGTTCGCCCAGACCCGTTCGGGCATGCCGTTCTCGTACGTCTACCACTCGAGCCGTACGGGCAACTACGACAACGACTTCGGCAACGCCGTGCCGCAATCGTACTCGGGCGCCCTGGGGACGTCGAACCAGCTCTTCTACGTGCCGAAGGTCGACTCGGCGACGGGTCTGGTCACGGCCACCAGCGATCCGCGCATCACCTATTCGGGCAACCTGGCCGGCGCCCAGGGCATGGCGGACTTCAACTCCTTCCTGAAGAACACCGGCCTGATCAAGTACGCGGGCGGCATCGCTCCGCGTAACGCCTTCCGCAGCGAGTCGGTCACCACCGTCGATGTCCGCCTGTCGCAAGAGTTCCCCGCGCCGTTCGTTCCGACCGGCAAGTTCAAGCTGTACATGGACATCGAGAACCTCGGGAACCTGATCAACGAGAAGTGGGGCGTCACCGAGCAGTATCCCTTCTACCGCGGTGTCGGCACCGTGGTCCTGGGTTGCCAGGTGGCGGGTCTGCCGGGATCGTGCGGCGCCGCGAACGCGGTGTACAACTACTCGCAGCTGCAAAACGCAGGCACCAACCAGATCCTGTCTGGCGAAGCCCGTCGTCCGCAGGTCCAACTGCCGGCCTCGACCTGGCAGATCAAGATCGGCGCTCGCTTCGAGTTCTAA
- a CDS encoding right-handed parallel beta-helix repeat-containing protein, translating into MPSLLALLLLGAAPDAWSLPAAHPCTAAELAELTAEATTPWRLTCRAVLTPGQRIRRPILIEGAEASGAGLDCNGGAVGRPGVTTTTRQPTVAIWSRRISADHWSRPTDIRIENCTIHGAVRVWGVGADGSYDDLRASSRAADHTATTQGAAPSHIELERVSIVGTGSIPLYVGPGVTRLSLSNSTLTGRSDATAVYLDAESADNRLENNTIAVATRREAVAVDGSARNHINGNRFDLGRRPGVFLYRNCGERGVIRHQTPSDNQITDNIFSGAARLRPQLVVVGSREGRRSYCSADRGYPWGSSADDGDRATGNVVARNARR; encoded by the coding sequence ATGCCGTCGCTGCTGGCGCTCCTGCTGCTGGGCGCCGCGCCTGACGCGTGGTCCCTGCCCGCCGCCCATCCCTGCACCGCCGCTGAACTGGCCGAACTGACCGCCGAGGCGACAACGCCCTGGCGCCTGACCTGCCGCGCCGTGCTGACACCCGGTCAGCGCATCCGCCGTCCCATCCTGATCGAGGGCGCCGAGGCCTCGGGCGCCGGACTGGACTGCAACGGCGGTGCGGTCGGGCGCCCCGGCGTCACGACCACCACCCGTCAGCCGACCGTCGCCATCTGGTCGCGCCGTATCAGCGCCGACCACTGGAGCCGCCCCACCGACATCCGCATCGAGAACTGCACGATCCACGGGGCGGTGCGCGTCTGGGGCGTGGGCGCGGACGGAAGCTATGACGACCTGCGCGCCTCGTCGCGCGCGGCCGACCACACAGCGACGACGCAGGGCGCGGCGCCTAGCCATATCGAGTTGGAGCGGGTGAGCATCGTGGGGACCGGCTCCATCCCCCTCTATGTCGGGCCGGGGGTGACGCGACTCAGCCTGAGCAACTCGACGCTGACGGGGCGTAGCGACGCGACCGCCGTCTATCTGGACGCCGAGAGCGCCGACAACCGGCTTGAGAACAACACCATCGCCGTGGCGACCCGGCGTGAAGCCGTCGCCGTCGACGGCTCCGCCCGCAACCACATCAACGGCAACCGGTTCGATCTGGGCAGGAGGCCGGGCGTCTTCCTGTATCGCAACTGCGGCGAGCGCGGCGTGATCCGGCATCAGACGCCGTCGGACAATCAGATTACGGACAATATCTTTTCGGGCGCCGCGCGACTGCGTCCGCAACTGGTTGTCGTCGGATCACGCGAAGGCCGCCGGTCCTATTGCAGCGCGGATCGCGGCTATCCGTGGGGCAGCAGCGCCGACGACGGCGACCGCGCCACGGGCAATGTCGTGGCGCGGAACGCTCGCCGCTAG
- a CDS encoding agmatine deiminase family protein — MTQPIPAEWTPHRAMWVGWPSHAELWGEDFAQAQDEVEALVRALAGPGREQVKLMVGNDDALAGARARLDGVDGVEVVAGRFGDIWLRDTGPIFSAGSAVANAFSFNGWGGKYDYPHDDEVADQIAEFSGVPTTRHDFILEGGALDHDGEGTVLTTRQCLLNRNRNTGWTAEAAEAALADAVGAKVVVWLGDGLLNDHTDGHVDNLARFVAPGVVACPIAFGRKDPNAEVYDETARTLMETTDAMGRKLKVLRIPSPGLVLDADERPIPASHMNFLIANGAIVVPTYGDDVAARLAGEALATVFPDREIVLSPSNAVLTGGGSFHCISQQEPA; from the coding sequence ATGACCCAACCTATCCCCGCCGAATGGACGCCGCACCGCGCCATGTGGGTCGGCTGGCCCAGCCATGCCGAGCTGTGGGGCGAGGACTTCGCTCAGGCCCAGGACGAGGTCGAGGCCCTGGTCCGCGCCCTGGCCGGTCCCGGCCGCGAGCAGGTCAAGCTGATGGTCGGCAATGACGACGCCCTGGCCGGTGCGCGGGCGCGTCTGGATGGCGTCGACGGCGTCGAGGTCGTGGCCGGTCGTTTCGGCGACATCTGGCTGCGCGACACCGGCCCGATCTTCAGCGCGGGATCGGCCGTCGCCAACGCCTTCAGCTTCAACGGCTGGGGCGGCAAGTACGACTATCCCCACGACGACGAGGTCGCCGACCAGATCGCGGAGTTTTCCGGCGTGCCCACCACGCGCCACGACTTCATCCTCGAAGGCGGCGCCCTGGACCACGACGGCGAGGGCACGGTCCTGACCACCCGTCAGTGCCTGCTGAACAGGAACCGCAACACCGGCTGGACTGCCGAAGCCGCCGAGGCTGCGCTCGCCGATGCTGTGGGCGCCAAGGTCGTGGTCTGGCTGGGCGACGGCCTGCTGAACGACCACACCGACGGCCACGTCGACAATCTGGCCCGCTTTGTCGCGCCGGGCGTGGTGGCCTGTCCCATCGCTTTTGGTCGCAAGGACCCCAACGCCGAGGTCTATGACGAGACGGCGCGCACCCTGATGGAAACGACCGACGCCATGGGCCGCAAGCTCAAGGTGCTGCGCATCCCGTCGCCGGGTCTGGTGCTGGACGCCGACGAGCGTCCGATCCCGGCCAGCCACATGAACTTCCTGATCGCCAACGGGGCCATCGTCGTGCCGACCTATGGCGATGATGTCGCCGCGCGTCTGGCGGGTGAGGCCCTGGCCACCGTCTTCCCTGACCGCGAGATCGTCCTGTCGCCGTCGAACGCCGTCCTGACCGGCGGCGGTTCCTTCCACTGCATCAGCCAGCAGGAGCCCGCGTAA
- a CDS encoding type III PLP-dependent enzyme: protein MRTYQLPLDLVRERSPERPVALVRPRSVSVAARWFQDNLKADVFYAVKANPSRWVIETLVEQGVNAFDVASLAEIELVRSVSPNARLAFMHPVKSRGAIRAAYADHGVRTFVLDSHDELQKIIEATDNADDLNLVVRMAVSADGAAYSLSGKFGVSPDAAPALLLAVRQAVQDGLMGVSFHVGSQCMRPSAYEAAMSQVSRAIKKAGVFVDIVDVGGGFPSVYPGMVPPDLSEYADAIHRGFNEMPVSETTELWCEPGRALVAESSSVLCRVDLRKGDALYLNDGSYGSLFDATHSRWPFPTKLVRDGESSSELKPFRFYGPTCDSIDHMPGPFWLPADVQEGDFIEIGMLGAYGVAMTTGFNGYGEHEIAAVEDAPMASLYGLAPRSIPTVRTSAEEAARKVVRLSRPKGKAGARKRKR, encoded by the coding sequence TTGCGCACGTACCAACTTCCCCTGGACCTGGTCCGTGAGCGGTCCCCTGAACGTCCCGTCGCCCTCGTGCGGCCGCGTTCGGTTTCCGTAGCGGCGCGCTGGTTCCAGGATAATCTGAAAGCCGACGTCTTCTATGCGGTGAAGGCGAACCCTTCGCGCTGGGTCATCGAGACCCTGGTCGAGCAGGGCGTCAACGCCTTCGACGTCGCCTCCCTAGCCGAGATCGAGCTGGTCCGCTCGGTCAGCCCCAATGCACGTCTGGCCTTCATGCACCCGGTCAAGAGCCGTGGCGCGATCCGTGCGGCCTACGCCGATCACGGCGTGCGCACCTTCGTGCTCGACAGCCACGACGAGCTGCAAAAGATCATCGAGGCGACCGACAACGCCGACGACCTGAACCTGGTCGTGCGCATGGCCGTCTCGGCCGACGGCGCCGCCTATTCCCTGTCGGGCAAGTTCGGCGTCTCGCCGGATGCGGCCCCCGCCCTGCTGCTGGCCGTGCGCCAAGCGGTGCAGGACGGTCTGATGGGCGTCAGCTTCCACGTCGGTTCGCAGTGCATGCGTCCCTCGGCCTATGAAGCCGCCATGTCGCAGGTCAGCCGCGCCATCAAGAAGGCCGGCGTCTTCGTCGATATCGTCGATGTCGGCGGCGGCTTCCCTTCGGTCTATCCGGGCATGGTCCCGCCGGACCTGAGCGAATACGCCGACGCCATCCACCGCGGCTTCAACGAGATGCCGGTGTCCGAAACGACCGAGCTGTGGTGCGAACCCGGCCGGGCCCTGGTGGCCGAGTCGTCGTCGGTGCTGTGCCGCGTGGACCTGCGCAAGGGCGACGCCCTGTATCTGAACGACGGCTCCTACGGCTCGCTGTTCGACGCCACTCACTCGCGCTGGCCCTTCCCGACCAAGCTGGTCCGGGACGGCGAAAGCTCGAGCGAGCTGAAGCCCTTCCGCTTCTACGGCCCGACCTGCGACAGCATCGACCACATGCCTGGCCCCTTCTGGCTGCCGGCCGATGTGCAGGAAGGCGACTTCATCGAGATCGGCATGCTGGGCGCCTATGGCGTAGCCATGACGACCGGCTTCAACGGCTACGGCGAGCATGAGATCGCCGCAGTCGAAGACGCCCCGATGGCCTCGCTCTACGGCCTGGCCCCGCGCTCGATCCCCACGGTCCGCACCTCGGCCGAGGAAGCCGCCCGCAAGGTGGTCCGCCTGTCGCGCCCCAAGGGCAAGGCCGGCGCCCGCAAGCGCAAGCGCTGA